GCTTCACGCGCAGATCATGCGCCGCGTCGTCGCGCGGCTTGGCGATATGGGGCGCCATGACGTCGCGCGTAATCTTCGTCGAGTCGCAGAAGGGGCAGGCGATCTGCCCTTCGGCCGCCTGTTTTTCAAATCCTGCGCTGTCGCGAAACCAGCTGTCGAAGCTGTGGCCGGCGTCGCAGATGAGGGAGTAACGGATCATGGCGTCGCTCCGCTGGCGAGAAGCGCGTCGAGCTTTCCCTCGCCTTCGAGCGCGTGAAGCTCGTCGCAGCCGCCGATGTGCTTGTCGTCGATGAAGATCTGCGGAACGGTCGAGCGGCCATTGGCGCGCTGGCTCATGCGGCGGCGTCCCAGCGGGTCCCACGCCACTGAGATTTCTTCAAAGGCGGCTCCCTTTTGCGTCAGCAGCCGCTTCGCGGCGAGGCAATAGGGGCAGGTCGGCGTGGTGTAGATTTCGATGCGGGGGGCCATGGCGCGCTTATACGCCTGCGCCTAGGCGCTTGTCACGGCCCGCGCAAAGACGAGGAGATCGACGCGCGGCGCGCCCGCCTTGAGCAAAGCGCGAGTCGCGGCGTTGGCGGTCGCCCCGGTCGTCAGCACGTCGTCGATGAGCACCACATTGCGCCCGTGGATGGCGTCCATCCGCTCCGGGTCGACGCGAAAGGCGCCGGAGAGATTGGCGGCGCGCTGCGCCCGCGTCAGCCCCACCTGCGGCGCCGTCGGCTTGACGCGCTGCAGCGCCATGGTCTCCACCGGCACGGCGCTCTCGCGCGCGATCGCCTGCGCCAGGGCCGCCGACTGGTTGAACCGCCGCGCGAGAATCCGCAGCCGGTGCAAGGGGATGGGCACGATCACATCGGCGTCGGCGAGGAGTTCGGCGCCGGCCCGCGCCATCCAGCGGCCCATCGGCTCGGCGAGCTCCAGCCGGTCGTAATATTTCAGCCGGTGCGCCAAAGCGCGAGCCTTGTCGCTGTCGTAGCGCGCCACGGCCCTGGCGCGACCGAAGGCGGGCGGGTTGGCGGCCGCTTCCAGCGAGATCAGCCCCGGCTGCGCCAGGTCGCGTTCGAACGGCGTGCCGAGCCGCTCGCAATAGGGACGCTCGATGAAGGCGATATCGCGCCAGCACTCGGGGCAGATCGCGCCATGGGCGGCGACCGCCCTTCGGCAGACGAGGCAGGATGGCGGATAAATGAGGTCGAGGAGCGCATGTCCCGCCCGCGCCAGGGGTCGAAGCAGGCCAGTCGCTCGGCTCCGCATCATCGGCAACCCACTCAACAAGCGTTGCAAGAAGCTTGGCAGGCCGCGCTTTGCGACCTGATGCGCGCAATGCGCGGCGCCAGGAACCCAAGAACCCACGATCCCTTGATCACAAAACAGGACTTGAGCACAGGCGGGACCCTAACGCATCGTAGGGGTCAGCAAAAGAATCATTGTCCGGCCGCGCGGCAAGGCCGCCGTTACTGCGCCAAGCGAAGCCCTTAGGAGATTGACGCCGCCATGAGCGAATTCCACACGATCTTCGTCATCTCCTGCATCGCCGTGCTCGCGCCGCTGCTCAACAGAGTTCCGGCTTTTGCGCGCGCGCCGATCGTCGCCATCGAACTGTTGCTGGGCATGCTCGTCGGCCCAAGCGGGGCGGGGCTGGTGGCGGGGGATGGCGCCGTCAATTTTTTGATGGAGTTTGGCCTGGTCTATTTGTTTTTTCAGGCGGGCTTCGAGTTCAACCAAAAGGAAATAAGCGGAAAGCCGCTTCGCCTGGGACTTTTCGCTTGGCTCGTTTCATTGAGCCTCTCGGTCATCATTTCCGGACTGCTTTATCTTGTTGGCCTCGTGGAAGCGCCGCTTCTCGTCGCGCTGATCTTGCCGACCACGGCGTTCGGCATATTGATCCCCGTTTTGCGGCAGTCGGGGGATCTCGATAACGACTTCGGACGCTACGTCCTTGGCGTCGCGGCTGTCAGCGAACTTGGACCGCTCATTCTCGCCTCGATCGTTCTGGCCCAGCACAATCATCATCTGCACCAGACGCTGTTAAGCGCGCTTTTCATCGTGCTCGGACTGGCCGCGATCTTTTTTCTCAAGACGGTGCGTTCGGACCGACTCGCCGAAAGCATTGTGTATTGGCTTGGCGACGGCGAGCTTCTGCCTATTCGAATCGCGCTCGTCGTCTTGCTTGGCTTCGTCTCATTCGCCGACAGGTTGGGGATGGAGCTTGTGGTCGGCTCCTATATGGCGGGCATGGCCGTCGCGGTCCTGGTGCGGGGCACCAAGGCCGAAGTCCTCAAGGATCGTTTGACCGCCATCGGCTCCGGCTTTTTGATTCCGCTGTTTTTTATCGAGAGCGGCGCGTCATTTGACTTTATGGCGCTCGTCAGGAGCCCCGCGACCGTCGCGCTCTTCGCGTTTTTTTGCGCCGCCTTCCTGCTCATTCGTCTCGCGCCGCTGAATCTTTTTCGCGGGACGCTGCCCGAGCGGGACATTCCGGCGTTGGGGCTGTTGTCGTCGACCACCCTGCCGCTTGTCGTCGCGCTCACCTATCTCGGCGTTGGGAGGGGGCAGATGGCGCCAGAGACGGCGTCCGCGCTTGTGGGCGCCGCGATGGTGACCGTCACGGCGTTCCCGACGCTGGCCTTCTGGCTGCGTGGAACGCGTCAGCCGTCGCGCCTTGAGAGCAGCATATCGTCCATCGCTCACGCCGTCGCCGATTGGTTCTCTTCGCAAGCGTCAGGCGCATTCGCCAAACTGCCGCCTCGATGGATCGAGATGCTCCAGGACGCCGAGCGCCGCGTCGCCGATCTGTTCAACCGCGCATAGAGCGCTTAGCCGAACAGGCCGCCCGGCCTGGGCGTAAGCGGATTGTCGGTGAGCGCCTGCGCGTCCGGACGGTCGGGCGCGGGGTGATTGACGAGCGCGCCGTAGAGTCCGCGGACGAAGCCTTCGTCGAGATCCTTGACGATGAAGACGATGCGCGTGCGCCTGTCCGCGCCCGGCCAAGCGTCGAGGCGGTACGGCGGGTGAAAGACATGCTGCACGCCATGGATCGCCACGGGGCGCGACGGATCATCGGCGAGCGCCACGATTCCCTTCACGCGCAACATGCGCGGTCCATGCGTGTGGCGCAAAAGGTCGATGAAAATGTCGAAGGAGGCTGGCGTCAGCGGCGTCTCGGAGGAAAAGCAGAAGGCGCGGATATGCGCGTCATGCCGATTCACGTCCTGACGATGGCCATGCGTTTCGTGCTCATGCTCATGGTGATGCTCATGATCATGCTCATGGTCCGCGTGATCATGCGCCTGCGCCTCTTCCACCGCTTCGGCGTTGAGCCATTCCTTCACGCGCGGCGTCTTGGTCTCGGGATCGTAGAGGCCGCAATTGATCAGCGCTTCGGGCGTCGCTTCGCCCTTGGCGGCGTCAAGCTGTAGCGCGCCCGGGTTGAGCCGCGCGAGCCGCGCCTTCAGCGCATCCGCACGCTCGGCGCCTTGCGGCAGATCCGTCTTGGCGATGACGAGCCGATCCGCGACGGCGACCTGTTTGACGGCTTCCTCATGCGCGTCGAGCGTCGCTTCGCCGTTCACCGCATCAATGAGCGTCACGACGCCGTCGAGCCGATAGCGCATCATCAGATAGGGGTGGGACATGATCGTGTGCAGGATCGGCGCCGGATCGGCGAGGCCAGTGGTTTCCAGCACGACGCGCTTAAACGGTTTGATCCGGCCGTTGTCGAGCCGCTTCAGCAGATCTTCGAGCGTGTTCACCAGATCGCCGCGGATTGAGCAGCATACGCAGCCCGAACTCATCATCACCATGTCGCCGTCGATCTTCTCGATGAAGAGATGATCGAGGCCGATCTCGCCGAACTCATTGATGAGGACGAGCGTCTCGGCGAGCGCCGGTGAGGCGAGCAGGCGGTTGAGCAGCGTGGTCTTGCCGGCGCCCAGGAAGCCGGTGATGACGGTCAGCGGAATTGGCGGCGGCGCCGCGCGCGTCGCGCGACTCGCGGCGGCCATGGTCAGATCGTTCATTCAGCGGAACTCGCGCCGGAGCAGAAGGAATTTCCTGCTCGCGGAAGGCGCGCATCTTCGCCGAAAACGCCGCGCGTTTCCAGAACGAACGATCTTTGGGTTCTCAGCTCTTGCCCGGTTCGGCGGCGGAGTGCGCCTTCGAGGTGGCCGGCTTTTGCGCCGCGGCCGCTTTCGGCTTCGTCGCGCTCCTCGCCGCCTTGGGCTTCGCGGCTGGTTCGTCGGCGACGATGTCGTCAACCTTTGCAGCGTCCGCCTTCGCCGCCTTGGCGGCGCGCGCCGCTTTCACGGCCTTGGCGTGTTTGGCGCGTCGCAGCGACACCGCGTCGGGCGCCGGCTTGCTGATCGGCGAGGCGCTGGCGTCGCCGGCGTCAGGCTGCGCCGCATAGGCGGCAAGATCGGGCTGCTCGCCGACCGGCGCTCCGGGCGCGCGCGCCCGCGCCACTGGTCCGGCATAGCCCGGCGCGCGTCCCACATAGACCGACACGGGCTCAAAACGCGGGCGCGGCAGATGCGCGATCTCCTTGGCGTTCATCTGCTGCTGCGGAGCGCCCCCGAGGGTGTCGAGCAGCGGAACGCCTGAGCCGACCGGGACCGAGGCGTCCTCGATCTCCGCCATGAATTCAGCCGCCGCGGGGCCGCGGTGATGGCACACCGACTCGCGCAAGTCGGGCGCCGCCGTTGGGCCGGAGCTGGGGAGGGACGCCAAAGAGGCGACGGC
Above is a genomic segment from Methylocystis rosea containing:
- a CDS encoding DUF1178 family protein, with product MIRYSLICDAGHSFDSWFRDSAGFEKQAAEGQIACPFCDSTKITRDVMAPHIAKPRDDAAHDLRVKLRELHDTVVAHTEDVGDRFPEEARAMEDGETERRAIRGRATFEEAKALLEEGIEILPIPGLPSDSN
- the grxC gene encoding glutaredoxin 3, which translates into the protein MAPRIEIYTTPTCPYCLAAKRLLTQKGAAFEEISVAWDPLGRRRMSQRANGRSTVPQIFIDDKHIGGCDELHALEGEGKLDALLASGATP
- a CDS encoding ComF family protein, with the translated sequence MMRSRATGLLRPLARAGHALLDLIYPPSCLVCRRAVAAHGAICPECWRDIAFIERPYCERLGTPFERDLAQPGLISLEAAANPPAFGRARAVARYDSDKARALAHRLKYYDRLELAEPMGRWMARAGAELLADADVIVPIPLHRLRILARRFNQSAALAQAIARESAVPVETMALQRVKPTAPQVGLTRAQRAANLSGAFRVDPERMDAIHGRNVVLIDDVLTTGATANAATRALLKAGAPRVDLLVFARAVTSA
- a CDS encoding cation:proton antiporter yields the protein MSEFHTIFVISCIAVLAPLLNRVPAFARAPIVAIELLLGMLVGPSGAGLVAGDGAVNFLMEFGLVYLFFQAGFEFNQKEISGKPLRLGLFAWLVSLSLSVIISGLLYLVGLVEAPLLVALILPTTAFGILIPVLRQSGDLDNDFGRYVLGVAAVSELGPLILASIVLAQHNHHLHQTLLSALFIVLGLAAIFFLKTVRSDRLAESIVYWLGDGELLPIRIALVVLLGFVSFADRLGMELVVGSYMAGMAVAVLVRGTKAEVLKDRLTAIGSGFLIPLFFIESGASFDFMALVRSPATVALFAFFCAAFLLIRLAPLNLFRGTLPERDIPALGLLSSTTLPLVVALTYLGVGRGQMAPETASALVGAAMVTVTAFPTLAFWLRGTRQPSRLESSISSIAHAVADWFSSQASGAFAKLPPRWIEMLQDAERRVADLFNRA
- a CDS encoding CobW family GTP-binding protein encodes the protein MNDLTMAAASRATRAAPPPIPLTVITGFLGAGKTTLLNRLLASPALAETLVLINEFGEIGLDHLFIEKIDGDMVMMSSGCVCCSIRGDLVNTLEDLLKRLDNGRIKPFKRVVLETTGLADPAPILHTIMSHPYLMMRYRLDGVVTLIDAVNGEATLDAHEEAVKQVAVADRLVIAKTDLPQGAERADALKARLARLNPGALQLDAAKGEATPEALINCGLYDPETKTPRVKEWLNAEAVEEAQAHDHADHEHDHEHHHEHEHETHGHRQDVNRHDAHIRAFCFSSETPLTPASFDIFIDLLRHTHGPRMLRVKGIVALADDPSRPVAIHGVQHVFHPPYRLDAWPGADRRTRIVFIVKDLDEGFVRGLYGALVNHPAPDRPDAQALTDNPLTPRPGGLFG